From the Lactuca sativa cultivar Salinas chromosome 9, Lsat_Salinas_v11, whole genome shotgun sequence genome, the window AAAACTTCAATTCAACCATTGATAATACGCTGGAGCTATTTAAGAACAAAAACCTAGATTTTGGCATAATTCAAAATATCTTTAAGTAGCATTTGATGATACAACTGAATGAGATACAAATAGATTTATAATCGGGAGTGTCAAGACGCCCAATTTAGGAAATTGTACACATTCACGTTGCAGCGGAAACAACAAGAAAAATAACCTAAAAACTGAAAAAGGGGGAAGAAATGAAATTTGACTCACAATCACAATCACAATCACAATCACGAATCTCAGTGAGAATGCGAAGGTGAAGAAGCTGCAGCAGGGTGGTGAGATTGGGAGTGCGAAGGAGCGTAGATCTTGTTGTAAGCAGTTTCACCAACGAGATAGATGCCGAACGCGACCAGGGCTATCCCGAGCCCAGGAGTTGCGTGACGAAACTGATTCGTTAGCATCGGATGCTTCCTCCATTCATCCCTTCGCCTGAAGAACTCTCCGGTTGGTCCTAATGTCTTCCCCATCGTCGTCGATTGATCTGTGTCGCCGCCCCGGTTTGCTGCCTTGTTTGCCTTGCCCCAATCCCAATGGATACGAATGGCTGACTTCGGCCTCTACTTGGGCCATACACACTCAAAGCCCATAAGCAGATTGTTATCGATCGATTCGATACCCCAATAACCCGACCCAAAGAAAATGATTATACCCGGATCGCCATATCCAGATTTTCACAAGATGCTGCTCTTCAAGTTTTAACAAGAATGGCATCTTATTGTTGTCTCTCTTCACCGGTTTCAGGGGCGAACAAGAGGTGGTCAGCGGTGTTGCAGAGAGAAAGGGATGACGATTCTTCAAGTTATGCCTTCCGCCATTTCACCTTCCTCTCAGATTTCCCTATCTCAAAGTCAAATTCCATCCAACTCCATCTACCTATCGTCAGTTCACCACTGCCAGCATCCTCGATTCGTATCTCCTTGCTCGTTAAGTACGAGAAATTCCACTTTCCCTAGACGCCGCTCAATTATTAGAAGCTATACAATCAATTGCTCCGCTCATGATTCTGCTAGCATTACAAACCAGGTGAGCGAGCTTCGACAATAATGAATTCTAGTTACTCTTAAGAATCTATATGCAAGTATTGTTAGCTAGAGCTTAGGAAGTTGAAATTGGAGCCATTTTGGATCAAATCACAAACGAGGTTTACTAAGAATCGAATCAGTATTGGGTTTGACAAATGATTTCGTCTAGCAACATCAATTTGATCTCGTAATGTTGCTGGAATCAGTTGCAGTTTTATAGACTAACATAAATGATCATATATACCAAATTTCCAATTCCCAGCCTCAAAATCAAATGCTTCGAAACACCAAGTAATTGGTCAACTGGATTTGATTACTATTTTGCAGAGCAGTGAATCTGTTAAAGAGAAAAGTGTCTCCGTGGTTCTTCTAGCTGGAGGGAAGGGAAAACGAATGGGTGTAAGTCTCTCTCAATCCTGTCCCACTGATGATACAAACATAATCAAATTCTTATCTTAGAGTTTACAATTTTGTTCAATTTTCAACATTTGAATCACTGAGCTCCTCATATATTTTGGCAAGTGGCATTGGTCTCTCATGATGATGACTGTTTGTTTGACTTTGATCTTGTTTTGTGAGTAGGCAAGCATGCCAAAGCAGTATCTTCCACTTTTAGGGCAACCAATTGCTTTGTATAGGTAATTTGGTAACTATCACTTCTTGTCATATTTGGATTTTGGAGCACCTAAAAATCAAAATAGTATTACTATTTTGGTAGTTTTAAAGAAGggttaaatgcttttatatgcaaCAATGTGTCACATTTTCCCTGATTTATGCAATAATAAAGTGGTTAAATACTTCATTCTTTTGTAGTTTCTACACTTTCTCACGGATGCCAGAGGTTAAAGAAATCATTGTAGTTTGTGATCCATCTTACCAGGATATTTTTGAAGGTCTGAAAACATGTTTGCAGAAATAcaatattgtgtgtgtgtgtgtgtgattaacACACATTTTGATCTTTTATCGCACACAAAAGAAGCTCATTTTTCTTTTTTCGTATCAGATGCTAGACAGAAAGTCAATGTTGACCTGAAATTTGCATTGCCGGGAAAAGAAAGACAAGATTCTGTGTTCAGTGGACTTCAGGTTCATTCTCATCTCTCATAATGTTTACTCATGCATAACTTATTAATAACTATTTGTTTTAATCATTTTTATAGTTGAGAATAATTACATGTTATTAATAGCATGAAACACAAAAGAAgctcattttttttttttcgtttttgtaAACAGGCAATTGATTTGAATTCTGAACTTGTATGCATCCATGATTCAGCGAGACCTTTGGTAACTTCTAGTGATGTACAAAAGGTTTGTTTTCCAATTTACCTTTTCCATCTCCACataaattttaaaaagtaaaaaaaaaaattgttacatAAATAAATATCTAATTGGTGTCATGTCAGTTGCATAAATTGGTAAAAAAGTGAAACATTCTTTTTAAATTGACAGGTTCTAAATGATGGTTTGCATGTTGGAGCTTCAGTACTTGGTGTTCCTGCTAAAGCAACTATCAAAGAGGTAGTATTTTATActaaatacaaaaataaaaataaaaattaattcattTACCTAaagtttttatactttttattttGGGTACATTACAAATAGTCGTtggtaatttatatatatattttttaaatatatatacgCAGGCAAATAGCGAATCTTTTGTAGTTAAGACTTTGGACAGAAAAACACTTTGGGAAATGCAAACTCCACAGgtttaattatatttatatttatatataatatatatgtaCACAATTAAAAAGTCAGCATTTTGACCATTTCAATTTTCTATTTGTGatttcaatctttttttttttcaggtcATCAAGCCTGAGTTATTGAAGAAAGGTTTTGAGCTTGTAAATAGGTACCACATTCATTTTCATTTCGTTTGTTTAATACTCCAAAAGAAGAGAATTCTTGTTCTCATTTAATTTTATTGTAAATTATTCATAATATATTAGTAAGGGATTGATTCCCTATTTTTAATTTTTGGGTACACAACAGAGAAGGCCTTGAAGTCACAGATGACGTGTCAATTGTTGAGCATCTCAGACATCCTGTGTACATCACAGAAGGATCTTATACTAACATAAAGGTAATTTATCATTAGTAATTCATTTAATAGtgtattataattaatttatagaCAAAAAAAATCTATATCAAGAATATGAATATTTATAGATGGATGTACACATTGCAGGTTACAACTCCCGACGATCTATTACTTGCTGAAAGAATATTAAATACTGCCTCATTTGTGACAGCTTAACAATTCTACTGTAAATGTtatgacatgacatgacatgcATACAACATAGGAACATTATTAAACACATTTTAATCCATGTATTAATCAAAAGCCTTTTCTCTATATAATCCTACTAGTGTATATTCCTTGTCCATATCGAATATATGCTTTTTACAAGGTTTAATTACATTTTAGCTTTTAAAAGAGAGATCAAATTAAAGGTAAAGCTTCGTACGGGTTTAAAGTTTGTATTTTATGCAAAAAGTTGTTAATCTAAAAAAGCTTTTATGTTATATATCATTTTTACACTTTTCAAAAGTTTGCAACTACTTTTCCCGAACAATTATATACAAATAAAATATGTCATTGTATTTTAGTCCTCTGAATTGTTAAATAAGGATTTTTAAACCACTATTAGGTGTTGATTTACTTAAATTATGTAATGTGTTTTCTAGTTCATTGCTAGTTTCTTAGTGAAAATTCAGTTGTTAAAAGAAAAACATATTTGAATGAAAGAACGATAAAGAAACTCCATGAATTTACGTGGAACACATTAAGATATAAATGTAGCAATATCAAGGGAGATTGAAATGAAATTGTATGATGTTTTTACCAAGAAAAAAAGGTGAACCGATAACATGTAAATTTGTTTGTTTTGCATATGAAGAAGAATGTTTTTGTTCCAAATTTGTTTATTTGTTAGTTACAATCATTTCTTAGGTAAGAGgtttgtaagaaaaaaaaatgatccTTCCTTTTAAATGATATCAAGCACAAAGCACTACCACAAATGCAGTTCTATATATGTTTTTTGCGCATATTTACACCTTTGTTTGGCAGCCGAAATTTTATACAACGAGCAAGATGCTAAACTAAAATTATGTTCAACAATATCTACAAACTAAAAAGTGTGTAGAGTCATTAACTTAAACGAAAAAATGTGTCATAACAAATTGTTTTCAAGTCTCCATGTATTTTAAAAGGGCTAATTAAATGTTTAACACAGCAACTTTGTATAAGCCCCAACCTAATTTTAGATAGCTATTAtctgaaaaataaataatattgaaAATATAATTGTAAAGTTCATGATTTTTTTAATAGAAATAATACGTATTTTATAAGATAGTTATTTGAAAATCTATGTTGGGGGTACTAATTGTAACAAAGGGCCAAAGTGATGTGGTAGGAGTCGATTTATATTTGGAAAAGTTTAATTCGGCTTCCATATTTGAAGAAATGGCTTTGCATGGAGATGCGCAAATCTGTTTTTCAAACCGAATCACACAAATTTGAAAATCGATTCCGGTTTTCGGCAAACAAGTTTAAGGACAAAATTTGTTGTGATTAAAAATTCTTGAACATTTGCTTCAAAACCAGTTTGCAAAACTTATGTTTTTGACACTTTCTCTGTATTTTGCTGAATTTGATTTCAGTGTAGGAATTTAATTGAAAGTTTCATTGTTTGTTGGAAACA encodes:
- the LOC111876907 gene encoding NADH dehydrogenase [ubiquinone] 1 beta subcomplex subunit 3-B translates to MGKTLGPTGEFFRRRDEWRKHPMLTNQFRHATPGLGIALVAFGIYLVGETAYNKIYAPSHSQSHHPAAASSPSHSH
- the LOC111876906 gene encoding 2-C-methyl-D-erythritol 4-phosphate cytidylyltransferase, chloroplastic, whose product is MTILQVMPSAISPSSQISLSQSQIPSNSIYLSSVHHCQHPRFVSPCSLSTRNSTFPRRRSIIRSYTINCSAHDSASITNQSSESVKEKSVSVVLLAGGKGKRMGASMPKQYLPLLGQPIALYSFYTFSRMPEVKEIIVVCDPSYQDIFEDARQKVNVDLKFALPGKERQDSVFSGLQAIDLNSELVCIHDSARPLVTSSDVQKVLNDGLHVGASVLGVPAKATIKEANSESFVVKTLDRKTLWEMQTPQVIKPELLKKGFELVNREGLEVTDDVSIVEHLRHPVYITEGSYTNIKVTTPDDLLLAERILNTASFVTA